The stretch of DNA TGTGTTCCATCCTCTTTGACCTCTCATAGAGAGGTATATGCCCCCGGCTCCCACCCAGGTCCCAGGGCACCCACTGAGATGGAAATCATCTACCCAACATGGgtctcattttatggatgaggaaactgagactgagTGTATAAGAGATCTACTCACAGCTGGTGCCAGTTGCCTCAGAAAGTGAGATTTGCCAAGACCCCCCCACCCATGCACCATGCCTCAGGAGACTGTGCCTTGGGGTTATAGGGGGAGCCTAATGATGTTCTGATTCTAACCTTCTGAACTTTGGCTCAGTTCCTGCAGCTGGTTCCCAGGGAGGCAGGGGCCCTGCGAAGATCTGACCGCAGCAGCAAGCAGGAAGGAAAAGGTGCAGGGAAGTGGTCAGTCTGCAGGGCACTCCAGCAGTCCACTCAGGCCCCATCAGTTGTGATGGGTGGGTTTGATGGGGTTGGGTTAAGCATTACCCTCCAGGGTAACGGCCTGGGCTGGTCTTGGAGGAGACGCCGTCTTTGGAAACCAGGAGAGAACAGGCTCGTGGAGACCTCATGTCAGGTTGAGTGAGTCACCCCTACTCCGTACCCCAAGGAGGAGGCTGCGGGAGTCTGGAGGCTGGGCCTCATGTCGGCTGGCTTTTACCTCTTGGTTCTCTGCAGGGGCTGACGTAGCCCCCAACCCCAGCTCTTCCTACCACAGAAACAGGGGCTGGCAATGGGGTGTCAGGGTCATCACCCAAGTCCATTGTTGGGTGGGGGCATCTACCCAGGAATGAGAGCCGGCGGCTTCCAGACTAGTCCTTTGGTTCCCCATACAATCTAGCAAAGTGGGGTGCATGGCCTGAGCCCACAAAGCCAGGATTCCTGGGCAGCCCCGCAGGCTCAGCTGGGCCTGGTACAGATCCGGGAGTCATTTCATCAATCAGAGCCCATTTCTTCCCCTTCAATTGGAGTAATAGCACCTCAAAAGTGGTgcaggggccgggcacggtggctcacgcttgtaatcccagcactttgggaggccgaggcgggcggatcacgaggtcaggagatcgagaccacggtgaaaccccgtctctactaaaaatacaaaaaattagccgggcgtggtggcgggcgcctgtagtcccagctactcggagaggctgaggcaggagaatggcgtgaaccccggaggcagagcttgcagtgagccgagatggcgccactgcactccagcctgggcgacagagcgagactccgtctcaaaaaaaaaaaaaaaaaaaaaggtggtgcaGGGATCTGGGTgcagtgatgcacacctgtagtcccagctactcagaaggctgaggcaggactattgcctgagcccaggactttgaggttGCAGTATGcgatgatcatgcctgtgaacaaccactgcactccagcctgggcaacatagcaagaccccatctctaaaaaaaaaaaaaaaaaaaagccgtgcACGAGGTATGGGAAACCACTATCCACTGAGCATTTACCGTATGCTGGGTATTGAACTTGGCTTCTTTCATGCAACACCTCATTTAATCTACACTTGATCTCAGCCAGAAGGCCAAGAAGCGACTGGTCTTTGGACCAACTCTTTGATAGGCTGTTTGCATTATCCCCCTTGTTATAAAGGAATAAGCTGAGGCTCAGGTCAGTTAACATGCACAAGGCCACATAGCTGGCAGCCCGTTATTGTCTGACTCCAAATCTCTTTCTAGCTCATGAAGGCAAATGAGAGGGGTCTCGTATTcttccctccacctccctgtCTTCTGCCCCATCACCACAAACGAGTTGGTCTGTCCTTGCCGCTTTCCCCCTTGATGTCATTTATGCAACATCCTttgagcatctgctgtgtgcTAGGGCCCACTAGGCTAAAAGCAGTTTCAGGGCAGGGACTGATTTTTATTCAGTGGTCACTGACCCTCCTGCTGTGTGCCAAACTCTCTGTGCTTCATCTGGGGGACCCAGTGGAAGACATCATTGGAACTGAGGAGGTACCCGTGGACAAAGTGAATGGAAATGAAGGAAGGGGGCAGGCCTGGAGGTGGGGacccctctcacacacacacacgcacacacacacacacgcacacgcacacatgtacacatacacacaagagGCTGGTTCAGAGGGAGCAGAGGCAGCTGCCTTTATTGGGGGCCATGGACTGGCTGATTTCAGTCAAAGGCCACACACTTGATCTTGAAGTCACCGTCAGCTGCCATGTAGTTGATGGCCTCCAAGTTGAGGCGGTTGGGGAACTTGAATTCGTATCCATCTGGCAGCTTGATGGTCAGGTCGGCCTGGTCGAAGGTGATGCACACCTGGGGGTAGAGGACAGCAGTGAGCTGGGCCCACAGGCCATGGGCCCTTCCAGAACCCGTTCCTCATGTGGCCCTGACACAGCCCCAGTTTGTGGCTGAGCCTGAGGAGgtgcatttataatatttttttctttctttttactctaatcccataacagattttttttttttttgagacggagtctcctctgtcacccaggctggagtacaatggtgtaatcttggctcactgcaacctccgcctcccaggttcaagtgattctcctgtctcagcctcccaagtagctgggactacagttgtgtgccaccacgcccagctaatttttgtattttttcatagagatgcggtttcaccatgttggtcaggctggtcttgaactcctgacctcaggtgatccacccacttcggcctcccaaagtgccgggattacaggcatgagccaccacactggctaattttttttttttttttttttttttttttgagacagagttttgctcttgttggccaggctggagtgcagtggtacaatctcggctcactgcaacctctgcgtcctgggttcagccagttctcctgcctcagcctcccgagtagctgggattacaggcatgcgccaccacgcctggctaattttttgtatttttagtagagacggggtttctccatgttggtcaggctggtctcgaactcccgacctcaggtgatccgcccgccttggcctcccaaagtgctggaattacaggcattagccaccgagcccagccttttgtttttttccccttcgTTTTATTCTAATCAACCACTGAGGTTCAAAGAGGGGCAGACACTGGCCATCAcacaggaagggagggaaggggaggggaaagagcaGGCAGGGCCAAGGTCTCTAGTCACTAACCCAGCCCCGCCCCAGCCCACCCAGCCCCTGTCCCTGGTCCTTGGTTCCGGTCTGCAGCCCACCTCTGCGACACTTCCAGGCTGGAAGGGAAAGGCAGCCTCCCGCTGCTCGGATCCCCAGGCCCCGCCATCCTTGCTGTTGCACACGATGGTGTTGGCGTCGCCGTGGGCGTTGAAGCGAGGGTTGAAGTGCAGGCACAGGTTGTTGCTGTCTTTGCCCAGGTTCAGCACGAAGCTGGGGGATAACGGGTGGGCATGAGGCCACCTCGGCCAGCTCCAGCCCCACTGACTGACTAATCTGTCACTCAGTATCCCATGAACGCACCTTGCTGGAAGAACTCATTAACGGAGATAAGAAACCTGGATTCTAGCTCTGGCCCTGCCACCTGCTTACTGTGTGAGCGTGAGCTAGTCCCTGCCCCTCTTCCCCTGTTtgctcatctgtacaatgggggcTGCACAGGAGGGCTTGCTTGATTCTTGAAGTCATTAGCGTCCTAGCCCTTTTGGTCAAGGTCAGAGACTCCCTCCAGATGGTGACCTCCCGTCCTGTCTGGTACATCTCTGTATTCCCGGTGCCCAGCACAAGTGGGGCACACCAGAAGGAGATGCTTAGTAATTATGGGgcaaattaacaaataataatactaCTAcccccgggcacggtggctcacgcctgtaaccccagcactttgggaggccaaggcgggcagatcatgaggtcaggagtttgggactagcctggccaacatggtgaaaccccgtctctactaaaagtacataaattagctgggtgtggtggtgggcacctgtaatcccagctactcaggaggctgaggccggagaatcatttgaacccgggaggcggaggttgtgttgagccgagatcacgccattgcactccagcctgggcaacagggtgagactccgtctcaaaaataaataaataaaataataaaataataaataaaataatacatttgttgAGTGGTAATAATAGCAATACCTGCCTCTGAGGGTTTGGTTGAAATGAAATTAGTGCATGAGAAGTGTGCGGTTCTTAACAATATCAGCTGATTCTCATCCTCCTCATCGTCACTGCGCCATCCGCATCTCACTTCCTCCACACAACCACCTCCCCCCGTTGTTTTTCTAACAAACTGAGGCTAGGTGAGGTTGGTTGACTGGTCCAAGGCCACCTAACTGCCGAGAAAATAAGGCAGCCGGCTGagtgaaagagaaatgaaggaagaaggaCCGGACTGAGCCAGTGAATGAATGACCAGACGCAGGAAGGAGGGACTCAGGGGGAAGGCGGCCGTGACGCCAGCCTCACTCCTCTCCCCGCCCTCCCCAGCGACAGGTCCCGCCCAGGCCGGaaaggggtgggggcgggggagtcAAGGTATTATAGATGACGAGGCTGCAGCTGGTTTAGTTTAACAGGCTACAGCAGGGAGGGAGCGGGGGAGGGGGCGGCAACGGTGGGGGCGCCCAGACCCTGCGGGGGAAGTGAGTCACCCAGAAAACGCAGCATCGGCGGCTGGCCGTTAACCCGCTCCCGGCCAGGGAGGAGACGTGGGCTGGGCCGGCCACGCCCTCCCTGCTGGACCAAGCCCCTGTCCCTGCCGCCCACCACCCCGACTTCAACTCTCACCTCTTGGCGTCAGGGGCCACCTCGCCTCGCACTCGAAGGCACTCTCCAGGTTTGAGATTCAGGTTGCTGGCGACCAGACCCTGCACAGACAAGCCCCGGCCCAGCCGGGTTAGAGGACAAGGCCTCCACTGCCCGAAGTGTCCGGgggtggctgggggtgggagtggggttgTTCCCGCCTGGCATCCTCTGACCAAGCCAAGGGGAATCCTGGGGAAAGGATTGGGCTGTGATTTCCAGCCTCTGATTCTCTATGTGGTCCTGGGAAAGTCCCTATTTCCACCGGGGTTGGCTTCAGTCTGTAACGTGAAGGTTCTGGAAGACGGGCTCTAGGAGATTTTGCAGATTGGCTTGGGAATTTTGGACTCAAGAGTGACTTGGGAGATGGAGTGCTCTGTCCCATCACAGATGGAAAGGAtcaggctggggaggggccgACAATTGGCCCACGGTCACATTGAACGGAGGGGTCGGCCCCTCTGCTGGAGAGGAAGTGGCTAGGGGCGACCCCACTATTCTCCTTGAAGCCCCTCTCTGCAAAGAGGCCCAGGGGCTAGCGAGGAGACCCTGAAGAACACGGCCTCTCTGCATTAGGGAGAATAGCCCTGCAGTCGGGCTGTGGCTGGGCTGGCTCAGGGTTAACAAGATTGAGCAAACTGCTGGGCACTGCTGTTCCCTGGCACCCCGAGTGGGTGGGCAAGAGTTAACTGGTTTGAGTGGTTTCTTCGGCCAGAAACTTGAACCCTTTCCCTGGGGCCCGAGGAAGATTCTCACCTCCCTGCCACCCCAACTTCCCAGCTTGGGGGTGGTGGAAGGGAATTTCCCCCGCCCCCCCGCCACCAGCCTGGACACAACCACCCTCCACCCCCGACCTAGAAAGGCCCATCCTGGGCAGCCTGTCTCGGGTCCTGGCGACTTTTCAGCGTTCTCCGGAGCAGAGGGTGACTCTGCCCTGGCCTGGTGATTGGGACAGCTGCAGGGGGGAAGGGACAGGAGGCTCtttggggtggaggagggggaaaGGGATAGTGGCCTGGGTGTCCCCCAGTTGGCCACACCCTTCCCACTCTCACTTCTCAGAGAGCTGCAGAATGTCAACCCTGGGCAGAAATAACTGTGCTTTCAGACCCTGAAGGAATCCAGACAATTATCAATGCAGAGAAGGCCTTGAGGGACCATGGCAcccacccccattttacagatgtggccACTGAGGTCCAGAAAAGAGAAGGCACTGGTtccaggccacacagctggggCTAGAACCTGCTCCCGATCTGCCCAGCTCTCCTCTGGCCATCAGCTCCTGTCCTGTCCCCTGGACCTTGGGGTGGGGTCCCCACACTCACACAAGCCATGATTGGGGCCAGGAGGATGTTCCCAGGACAGGCGCACCAGCTGTCAGAAGACTCCACCCGAGAGAGATGGGCCCCTGGACGCTCCCACCCTTTTAACTGGACCGGACCGGGTGAGCCCCACCCCCTGAAAGTTCAGCCAATTGCAAGTCAGGACAGGGCTGGGGGCCACCGGGGGCGGAGTCTGTGGAATTTTGAAGCCAGTTCTGGAGCAGAGGTGACCAATCAGAGTGGCGAGCTGCTGGCCCCCCAACCCCGGCCAGAgtccaagctccacctcctagtcTCCTtcatctctctccacctctccccacccccaccaaaattGTGCTGTGGCAGAGATTGGGGGAAGCCAGTGGAAAATAGTTTGATGATGAGCTAGGCCCACGAGTTGGCGGGAAGGGGCCTGTGGCCAGCAGGCTGGGCTCAGGGGGTGCCCAGAGAAGATGGCTGAGGAGGTGTAGGGTCCTTCAGGGAATCAGAGCTGGGGGAGACCAGGCCACTCCCAGGCAGGGACCAGGGCGTGGCTCCTGCTGCGTGCGCGTCTGCAGAGGGCCACTGACTTAACCACAGGCCCTGGCCCCACCCAGGCCTTCCCCGGAAGCAAGGACTGCGGCTGCTGCAGCGCTCTCGCTCTCTCGCTCTTCGCGAAGGCTAAAGAAAGGCTGGGCCGGGCGCCAAGCCTGAGGCTGCAGGGCTTGGCTAAGGCCTCCGGCTTGGCCCCCTTCAGGGGCATGCAGGGGATAGTCAAAGCGCCCTGGCCTGACAGCCTCAGGCCTGAGAGTGTCAAGCCTGGGAGATGGCCCAGGGTGGTCCAGGCCAGGAGGGGGTGGGGTCCTGGTCTGTGCACCCtgtcctctctttttttaaatttttatttatttatatgtttatttttgagatggagtcttgctctgtcgcccaagctggagtgcagtggcatgatctcggctaactgcaacctctgcctcccaggttcaactgattctcctgcctcagcctcccgagtagctgggactacaggcccctaccaccacacccggctaatttttgtgtttttagtagagacggggtttcatcatgttggccaggctggtctcgaactcctgacctcagttgatccaccctcctcggcctcccaaagttctgggattacaggtgtgagtcaccatgcctggccaccctgTCCTCTCTCTTCACATCTCCTTTGAGGCCCGGCACAGTCCTCCTTTCCCTG from Nomascus leucogenys isolate Asia chromosome 7b, Asia_NLE_v1, whole genome shotgun sequence encodes:
- the LGALS1 gene encoding galectin-1, which produces MACGLVASNLNLKPGECLRVRGEVAPDAKSFVLNLGKDSNNLCLHFNPRFNAHGDANTIVCNSKDGGAWGSEQREAAFPFQPGSVAEVCITFDQADLTIKLPDGYEFKFPNRLNLEAINYMAADGDFKIKCVAFD